gatactctccgacgTCAAGCACACACTGCGGTACAAGGCCATGATGCAGTGTCGGGCGCTCGATGACAAGGGGCTTAAGATAACGAGGAAATCTGCTTGCCAGACCAACTAGGAGAGAGAAGAGTACTTGTCTGTGATAAGTAACAATGTTGCTTGCTAATAATTCGATTATGTCTGAGTAGGTGAAGGAACCATGGATGAAGAATATTTTTTGGAGGCCCTGGTTAACATGTGGTGTGACCCAACATGGCAGGGGCAACACGTGGAGAAGGGAAAGGATTGTGCGAAAATGCCAGGCCCGACACATGTCCAGGGGAGACACAACCTAACCACTTTGCAGCAACATATGGTATGTGGAATATGATATTACCTTATTCTCACAATGCATATCTGTTTATTAAGATTGATGGTTCCTTTTGCAGGAGGCGCATTGTCGGTGTACACTAACTGGGTTGTTTGTTTCCCCTGACTTGTGCACAGACAAGAGCAGCTGCCGAGGCGGCCAGGTCCTGCCGGGCGTGGCGAGAACCAAAGTGGGATGACACTCAACAAAATTCAAGCCAGAGAAGCCGCTCTTCATGAGATACAATAGCACATTAAGAAGACCAAGCAAACAACCAGTCCAAGGATCTCTAggaaagcctcccttgccggccTGGTGGGGCTGGCAGGGTCAAAGCTATGCCTGGGATCGAGACCGAGCCGCGCCAGCAAGGTCTTCGGGGCCGCCAAGGCCCAAGCGAGACTCAAGGCATAGGCCCGCCAGGCCCTCTGCCACCAAACCATCACTAGtttccaccgctccacctcataAAGACGCCAGTCACTAATCGATGCGGTGTCGAGCCCTCAAGCAACTAGGTGGATCCTGCTGAGCACGCGGTAGCCTCCTGAAGAGAAGGTTACCTTTCATGACATCTATCCCAGAGGCGTATCAAGCAAATAAGAGGCGGTTAAGTAAGTGGTGGAAGAACCCTGCTGGGACAGCCTCTCCACGCGACACCTAAGTTAGCATTTATGGATTTTTCCCTAAACTGCCAGAGTtcggtatgatagcactgttagctatctaatcatcgcataatgactgttttgccactgtggtCGCCCCTttagctataaaaggaggcccgaggcaaccTAGCAAAGGATTCGAACTTTTGATCCTCTCTCACCTGTATGCACATAGCTGCACTCCCCGATGCACCCTTGCCTGGGTTGAGCGATCCGCGTCTTCGTTCTCCCTCCGATCAATATACCAAAGCAGGAGTAAGGTTTTACGCTGCATAGTGGCCTGAACCTTGGTAAAAAAAGTGGCTCCTCGCCGTGTTGCCTTGCTGCTTCTactctttgtgcaatgtgatcATTCCCCGCCGAACCACAAAGGGGCCCGTGTCCCCATAGGTGATCGTGATCATCCACCACGACATCTCTGGTGTGCCAGGTAGGGGTATTCACTTGTGCGAATCTGAAGTAATAACCAGTGCGTTGATCTTCATCGTCTTCAACTTCATCAATGGCTCCTAAGAATAAGAGCGGTGCGGCGGCGCATCCCTCCACTTCGAAGGCTCCTTCGCAAGCGGACGCAGGCAACGCCACCGCCGCGGGCAGGGCGGGCACCATTGGTGGCACGACTAGCGCAGGTAGCGCTGCCGTTGTGTCCACCGCGGTTGAATCAGGTGTTGGAACTGCTAGAGCCGCCCAACTTCGCCAACCTTCTAGCGAGCGTGGCCGTACCGGCACGGGTGGCAGGAGCGCCAAGCTTCCGCCTCCCCGCCGCACCGCAAGCATGACCTGTCGCTTGAGTCCTTGCGGAGCTCAATGACTCAAAAAGACGGTACGTAGCTGACGGCACCCTCCCTGTACCTTCCTAGGTGAAGCTGCCCCGGGAAGCGCACCATCACATTGACGCATGCGGCGGCACCCCTAATGTCGACAAGCCTGCGCTCAGCATCATCATTGTATCTGCCCCGCCAAGGGTAGGTACTCGATCCTCGCTTGGAAGCCGTGCCAATCCATGGGCCGGGGGCCCCAGCAGGCTGGCCCCCAGCAAGACTCCAGTTCGGCGTAATTGCCATACTGATTGTTGAGGTGCCCGGAGGAGGACTCGAAGCTTCGTTATTTACAAAATATTTAAGCTATATATGTGCATATGTGTACATCCTAACCCTTGCAAGGATCATATTAGATGCTTAATGAACCGCCAAGGTTCCCCGCTTCCTCCCCGTTCCTTCTTTTCACACAGGATGGAAGAGTTCCCCGCATACAAGTTTACCGGGGAGAGGAATGAAAACAGGCAAGAGCATCAAGAGGGGGAGTAAAGGCATGTTCGAAGCAAATGTTGCGAGAGGGCCGGAAATCTTCTCAGCGGCAAAAGTGTCGGTGCCCACCGGCTGCTTCTTGAAGGCGTCGGAGAGATCAATATCAGGATGGTGTTGGGCAAGCTTGAGCAGAACCATGAAAAGAGCATCTCGGGCAAATTTTCGGGACTTGTTGGCGAAGCAGGCAGACCCTGTCATCTTCAGACGTCTTCAACCCGTCAATAAGACACATGAAGAAGTATGACAGCTTGACGCTTGGCTCATTGACGAAAAAAGTCCAGCTCTTCATGTTCATGGTGGTAATCTGGGAGGTGAGGCATTCAGCTATGTTTAGTAGTTTCTTTGTCCAGATTCCATACAGCTCAACCTAGTTTTCAAGCTTGAGCTCAGCGTCCTTCCGGAGAGTTTCTGCCATGACAACCTCCTCTGCCAAGAGTTTCTCCTGATCCTTGGCTAACCCAAGTTCTGTCTCCAAGGTGGTGAGCCTGGTTTTCAAGGCCTTGATAGTATCGGTGGCAACATCCAGATCTTGGCTCTTGGATGTAAGTTGCGATTGTAGCCCCTCCAGAGTAGTGGCTGCCCTCTACACTTCTTCTTTGAGAGCCTTGGTCTCCTTTTTGCTCCCAGCAAGGTCTTCTTCCAGCTTTTCCACTTGGGCCTCGAGGTTTGCCTTGGCATTGGATGTAGCAGCAAGGTTATCATCAACTTCCTTGAGTTTGGCGACTGAATCTTGGATTTGCAAATCAATGGCCTTCTCGTGGCCATCCTCCAGATCCTTGGTACACTCTTGAACGAGGGCTTCTAGCTCGTTGTCCTTGCCATGAAGGATGGCCGCAAGGGCCTCTTCCCGAGCAAGAATGTCCTTCTCTTTGGCATTGAGAAGCACCTCGTGCTCCGTCAGCTGGTTATCTCGAGCAGTTGCCTTCTTCTCATTGGCAGCCAGCTTTTCTAATTGCCACATGAGAGACTGGATCTGCCCCTGGTACCACTTGTGCAGTTCATTGCCCTTGTCCCTCAGCTGCCGGTCCACAAGGTTGACGGAACTGTGCTCTTCTTGGATCTCCTGCCACCTCTGGCCATACCTTTCCTGCACGTCTTTGAGCCCAACAGCCATCGTCCCCAGGAAGACAAGGTCCTTGGTGCAGTCGACAGAACCATCAACTTCCTTGGCCCTCTGCGTCAGGGGAACTAGTGTGGGATCAATCTCCTCGTCAAAGTTCACCCCAGCCAAGATGGATGAGCTAGGGGCTCCCGGTCCCAGATGAGTAATGGTTAATTCCATGTTGCTCGAAGAAGGTTGTGGTGCAGTTGTGAGTGGGTACACCATCAAGTTTGATGCATCAGATTGGATAAGCGGCTTGTCCGCAACCAACATAGTGGAGTCAGAAACGCTTCTGAGGAGTTTCTTGATTTCTTCGGGGACACCTTGGATATCCCCGGAAGCTTGTCTGCCCCTCCTTAGCAGTAATCTTGGCAGcctcttcatcattttctttccCTATGCTGGCCACCTCCACCAAAAGATCTTCCTCCTCAAGCAAGTGGGCTGTAAACGGGATCAAGAGCAGGGGAAGAATAAGAATCAAAGGTTCAGGAAAGCAAACACTAAAGGAAAAGGGGGTTCAAATGGAAGTGGCTTACCCGCTGGCGACTGTTGGGAAGGGACCTCCCCTCCCTCGGCAACATTCGTTGCCGGCACATGATTTGTGGCTGTCAGCAGGAGTGGCCACAACGCAAGCGGGCCCTTCGGTGGAGGCCCTTCTCGTCGAATCCCCTCCAGGGACGTTGGTCGACAGGGGCGCCATGGGAGTCACCCCCCCTTGGCAGATTTCTTCCTGGTGGCCCTCTCCCATCTCCTTGTCGGGCGATGGAGGGGAAGTCTCGATGAGCCCAACAAACGAGCTCTGTCACGTGCTCTCGCACGGAGGACTGTGCTGGGGGCTAAATGTGGAGGCATCCACTATAAAAAAaaacatccgtgacattttgggccgaacgaaaatcttttctgtcatacttatgacacttctatgacgataattgtgacaaaacatggtatcatcatagatgtggcggggtcctacttctat
The Aegilops tauschii subsp. strangulata cultivar AL8/78 chromosome 3, Aet v6.0, whole genome shotgun sequence genome window above contains:
- the LOC120976947 gene encoding uncharacterized protein, producing MMKRLPRLLLRRGRQASGDIQGVPEEIKKLLRSVSDSTMLVADKPLIQSDASNLMVYPLTTAPQPSSSNMELTITHLGPGAPSSSILAGVNFDEEIDPTLVPLTQRAKEVDGSVDCTKDLVFLGTMAVGLKDVQERYGQRWQEIQEEHSSVNLVDRQLRDKGNELHKWYQGQIQSLMWQLEKLAANEKKATARDNQLTEHEVLLNAKEKDILAREEALAAILHGKDNELEALVQECTKDLEDGHEKAIDLQIQDSVAKLKEVDDNLAATSNAKANLEAQVEKLEEDLAGSKKETKALKEEV